Below is a genomic region from Methanomicrobia archaeon.
AGACCGTTGGACGAGCGCGGCATATTCTCGCCCTTCTCCTGTGCGCCACCCCATATAGAGAACGGTCAGAGAATACAATCCCTGACATCCACATAGAAGGGGCTGAACGCAGGCAGTTTGCCTCCGGACTCGAGTGCTTTGGCATATATGTGCCATGTGTCAATCTGCGGTTTGAACTTTTTGAGTACCGCAACAAGCGGGTCGTCCGGATCCAGATTGGCGACGAAGAAATCGCGGTTGGCATCGAATACGATGTTATTGAACGAGCCGATAAGGGCTGACATCGCATCGCCGTGGTCCGGTTTGAATGCGTGATCTGTCATGAAATACACCTTGAAATACTCGCCCTCTGCAGGTATCCTCGGCACGCGACCAAAGAGACTCAAGAATCCTAATAGCGTGCGCATCACGTGCCACATACGCGGCTCTTTCGTATAGCACATCTCCGCCAGTACTGAGCAATCCCATAATCCCGCGCAGGCCACTATAGTACCCTCCGCATCTTTATCATGAGCTACCCAGAACTGCTCCAGGCCGTATCCGGGGATGCCGTTCAGATAAGATGCGAACCCTTCTGGCGTGTAGGGTGCGAAGTGCGCACGCCCTGCATTGTACTCGTTAATGAGTCGCACAACAGCAGGGATATCCCTTATCGTAGCGTGTTCGATCGTATAGTTCGCTGCGATCCCCACTTTTTTATACGCGGTTAGTGCACAAGATTTGAGCGTTCTCATGCTCGCATAGCCCCGTTTCTCGAACAACGCCGTCGAGGCGTCGTTCGGGCCGTAGATATAGCAATACAGGTATTTTGAGCCGGTTTCTTGGGCTTGCTGCTCCGCTTCATGCACCAGCGTGGTAGCCACTCCTTTGCGCCGGAACGCCGGATGTACCATTACCTCAGCTAGATAGACGTACGGCTCTTGTTGCGCTGGCGACTGCTTCACTGTCCAGCCGATCCATCCACCAACTTCACCGTCATCCTCTTCGGCTATGAGAACGTTCCAGTTATCATACAGTGCATAGCGCGCAGTGAAGTTTGATTTTTTGTCCACGCCCACGGCACAGTGTTCGTTACCGTGCGGACATACCTTCTCGATCGCTAACAGCCGGGCGGTATCGCCTTCTTCAAACGGTCTAATGTGGACCATTTCTATCACCTCCTCCTAAGCCATACTAAGTATCCTTCATACCAAAAACTTTTCGAACACTAGCTGTTATGCTGGCCTCATTGTTCTCTCTGTTGCATTTTAACCCACGGCTTTCAACGCTTCAACTTCTTCGTATCAGCTGCGGCCAAGACAATATTGATCCCGGTGCCGCGTCAGGTAACCTAATATCCTCCATTCCCCTTGTTCTTAGTACCATGACGAAAGAAGAGACGGTATCCTGGTTCGGGCAGGAGTTCGTGGAGTCCGATGCTAAAGCGCTCGGTACCTACATCGCCGCACTGGTCTTACGGTTCCAGGTGCGGTACCGGACCGATATGTCCGTGCTGAGCACGGATATGGAGTTGTGGGAGCTGCGAATCAAGCCCTACGTCGCGCTCTTGCTCCACGACCCTGAGGAGCTGCGGGACGCGGTTGCCGCCGGCAAGCGGTTTCTGAAGGTGTTCGTCCAGCAGACCTCGATCGAGGAGTACGATACAGTTATCGACGACCTCGAACTCGCCCATTACGAGACTTTCAAAGCCGCGTACCTCCGGCACGTGAATCGCAGCGCAATCACGGGCACCATCGCGGGCTCTAACGCCTCGGCACTGGTCGGCAGGTTCATTCGTGATGTCGCGACCAACCGGTTCTCGAAAGGACGGACGACCATGATGGGCAGTACCATTCTGGTCTCACCGGTTGCTGAGCTCATCCAGCACTACAACTTCTCACATGAGGACGCCACGAGGTTCATGGAGATCCTGCGGCTCGCGGGTATTATGTTCCTGGACATTGTGCCTGCGCCCGTGCTCGAAGTGGAGTTCGTCGAGAGTCTCGGATAAACGCGGAGCAATCCGGTTTCTCACGACCCAGGAAACGAACGGAACGATCAGTGCCTATGTTCTGGATTAGCAGTAGCTGCGTCGCGGTCGGCTCGGCGTGCCAATTCGTATGTGAAATCGCTCCGGTCGTTTTCCCACGGTTTTTGTGAGGATGTTTCGCTCTCACCCGGCACCATATCCTTAAAACACCGGCCGCTTTGTTCTTATCAGCCTGCAAATGCCGGGTGGTGCGCGATAAAAAATGTTAGAGAGCGTCTTGATGAAACGGGCACCGGTAATCGTGGCCGTATTGCGGACCTTATCGCGTCAGGATGCAGCACGCGCAGCGGAAGAAGGCGCGGACGCGCTTGAGCTCCGCATCGACCTGCTAGGGCCGGAGGATCAGCGCATCGCGCGAATCACCGAATTCCTCGACCCTCTACCGCTCCCGATCATCGTCACAAACCGAAACCGGGCGGAGGGCGGTGCGTTCTCGGGCACCGAACACGAACGGCTCGCGCTACTCCGCAGCATTCTCGACGCTGTGGAGGTTCATGCGGTGGACGTCGAGTTCTTCTCCTCGGCTTTAGAGCGGAGGCAGCTGATCGCGAAGGCGCAGGAGCGTTGCGTGCCGGTCATTTGCTCGTTCCACGACTTCGCGGGTATGCGATCTCGCTATGAGCTCCTGCGAATCGTTACCTGCATGCACGAGTGCGGTGGCAGTATCGCGAAGATCGCTCTCACACCTCAGTCGCTTGATGATACGCTGATGCTGCTTGAATTCACCCACGAGCTCACGCGCGAGGGTAAGCGCATCGCGATGATCGGTATGGGATCTTTCGGACGGCATCTGCGCGTTATCGCACCGCTTTACGGCTCGCTCTTGACCTATGGGTATCTCGAGGGCGAGCAGGCACTCGCACCGGGGCAGCTCAGTGTGCGGCAGCTGAGGCATATGCTGGAGGCGCTCGGCGTTAAAGCAGTCTCTTCTTGAGCGCGTTCACCGATTCGATATCCCGCATGCCGCGGAGCCCCAAAATCCGCCCGATCCTGCTGCGGAACGTCGTCTCAACCTTGATGCCCTCATGCTCCAGGCGCACGGTCAGTCGCTTATTGAACCGCTTTCCTTCGCGGTCATAGTCCGTGAGAATCGCAACTCGCTTGTACCTGCTGCGGAGATCATCGATGAACGGGGTATCAGGCTTCGTCGAGCACATGAGGATCTCCTTGGTAATCCCCAGCTCCCGTAGCCCCTCTTTATCTCGAACGCCTTCCACAATGAT
It encodes:
- a CDS encoding GNAT family N-acetyltransferase, whose protein sequence is MVHIRPFEEGDTARLLAIEKVCPHGNEHCAVGVDKKSNFTARYALYDNWNVLIAEEDDGEVGGWIGWTVKQSPAQQEPYVYLAEVMVHPAFRRKGVATTLVHEAEQQAQETGSKYLYCYIYGPNDASTALFEKRGYASMRTLKSCALTAYKKVGIAANYTIEHATIRDIPAVVRLINEYNAGRAHFAPYTPEGFASYLNGIPGYGLEQFWVAHDKDAEGTIVACAGLWDCSVLAEMCYTKEPRMWHVMRTLLGFLSLFGRVPRIPAEGEYFKVYFMTDHAFKPDHGDAMSALIGSFNNIVFDANRDFFVANLDPDDPLVAVLKKFKPQIDTWHIYAKALESGGKLPAFSPFYVDVRDCIL
- a CDS encoding toprim domain-containing protein — translated: MNNNNRLERAQQKRDFETYAELESVIEELNESVDAIIVEGVRDKEGLRELGITKEILMCSTKPDTPFIDDLRSRYKRVAILTDYDREGKRFNKRLTVRLEHEGIKVETTFRSRIGRILGLRGMRDIESVNALKKRLL
- the aroD gene encoding type I 3-dehydroquinate dehydratase, giving the protein MLESVLMKRAPVIVAVLRTLSRQDAARAAEEGADALELRIDLLGPEDQRIARITEFLDPLPLPIIVTNRNRAEGGAFSGTEHERLALLRSILDAVEVHAVDVEFFSSALERRQLIAKAQERCVPVICSFHDFAGMRSRYELLRIVTCMHECGGSIAKIALTPQSLDDTLMLLEFTHELTREGKRIAMIGMGSFGRHLRVIAPLYGSLLTYGYLEGEQALAPGQLSVRQLRHMLEALGVKAVSS